From Musa acuminata AAA Group cultivar baxijiao chromosome BXJ3-8, Cavendish_Baxijiao_AAA, whole genome shotgun sequence, one genomic window encodes:
- the LOC135584582 gene encoding uncharacterized protein LOC135584582 — MPFQMKIQPVHASGAMAFLPRSDPVKPVAKSRLKRLIERQFPSVLRSSSAEKTAGFGERREKEREDGGDIEPSSVCLDRMVIGFIEGGYHEKQPRGRCNCFNANFDDSSDDDFDARDSDAPGCAAAPSDVAEAIKSLVLCASVVERNLLADASKILEKAKNSKNKGECRRMVSDGLRSLGYDAAICKSRWDKDPSFPAGEYEYIDVVMDGGDRFLVDVDYRSEFEVARPTKSFRAVLQHLPQVFVGRSDRLQQIVAFASEAARQSLKKKGLHVPPWRRPEYMKAKWLSPYQRTADREAKEESASGGEVIPCLISSVYFSGVSEDCGAGEVADDRTKGVVSPWRPPPARPQAGVKVVTGLALVL, encoded by the exons ATGCCGTTCCAGATGAAGATTCAACCGGTGCACGCGAGCGGAGCGATGGCTTTCCTGCCGCGGAGCGACCCGGTGAAGCCTGTGGCCAAGTCGCGGCTGAAGCGGCTCATTGAGCGGCAGTTCCCGAGCGTCCTGAGGAGCTCCTCGGCGGAGAAGACTGCCGGATTCGGGGAAAGGAGGGAAAAGGAGAGGGAGGACGGAGGCGACATCGAGCCCAGTTCGGTGTGCTTGGACAGGATGGTCATTGGTTTCATCGAGGGGGGATACCACGAGAAGCAGCCGCGGGGTCGATGCAACTGCTTCAACGCGAACTTCGACGACAGCTCCGACGACGACTTCGATGCCCGCGACAGCGATGCTCCGGGCTGCGCCGCTGCCCCCAGCGACGTGGCCGAGGCGATCAAG AGTTTGGTGCTCTGCGCAAGCGTGGTGGAGAGAAATCTCTTGGCAGATGCGTCGAAGATCCTCGAGAAGGCGAAGAACTCGAAGAACAAGGGCGAGTGTCGAAGGATGGTATCCGATGGGCTTCGATCCCTGGGCTATGACGCCGCCATTTGCAAGTCTCGGTGGGATAAAGATCCCTCATTTCCGGCCG GGGAATACGAGTACATCGACGTGGTAATGGACGGCGGCGACCGATTCCTGGTGGACGTGGACTACAGGTCGGAATTCGAGGTCGCGCGACCCACCAAGTCATTCCGCGCGGTCCTCCAGCACCTGCCGCAGGTGTTCGTCGGGCGCTCCGACCGGCTGCAGCAGATCGTCGCCTTCGCCTCGGAGGCGGCACGTCAGAGCCTGAAGAAGAAAGGTCTTCACGTGCCGCCATGGAGGCGACCCGAGTACATGAAGGCCAAGTGGCTCTCCCCCTACCAGCGGACGGCCGACAGGGAAGCCAAGGAGGAGTCGGCGAGCGGAGGGGAGGTCATCCCCTGTTTGATCTCGTCCGTCTACTTCTCTGGCGTGTCCGAGGATTGCGGCGCCGGAGAGGTGGCAGACGACAGGACCAAGGGGGTCGTCTCACCATGGCGGCCGCCGCCTGCGAGGCCGCAGGCAGGGGTTAAGGTCGTCACCGGCCTTGCTCTGGTCCTCTAA
- the LOC135644199 gene encoding uncharacterized protein LOC135644199 has product MKFKEGDRVEVLRRKEEQYDSWFPAKISFVHSSTYTVRYELFMTSDKKSVVETVHEEDVRPCPSLPSGKKWWTAGDITEVLDLCSWRAGKVVKVLKNDRVVIKLFGSIQLKEHRVSDLRVPQAWQNNRWIMIDQGSGGKHPSSNNARKLDYATSQGIGKQTSIGRTSKQKHVVCSSPIKTMKPKLRSYCGFSPVDLVKGMDRKGKFIQNRSHKLAREALPQRMDTISFSKDLDSQNFLHKSSKERVGGSPWINADKWHTNNHVLIPSSTPLPVSEDNNDCSVASCSGNAYPGYHDFSQFQENLSLGVQRKTDTTSDADAS; this is encoded by the exons ATGAAGTTCAAAGAAGGTGATAGAGTAGAGGTCTTGAGAAGAAAAGAGGAGCAGTATGATTCTTGGTTCCCTGCTAAAATTTCATTTGTGCACAGTTCAACATATACGGTTAGATACGAGCTATTTATGACTTCCGATAAGAAGTCTGTGGTGGAAACAGTACATGAGGAAGATGTTAGGCCTTGCCCATCGCTACCGAGTGGAAAAAAGTGGTGGACTGCTGGTGACATCACGGAGGTCCTTGATCTTTGTTCTTGGAGAGCTGGGAAGGTTGTGAAAGTCCTAAAAAATGACCGAGTTGTGATCAAACTCTTTGGTTCCATCCAGCTTAAAGAACACCGTGTGTCTGATCTAAGAGTTCCACAGGCGTGGCAAAACAACCGATGGATTATGATTGATCAG GGAAGTGGAGGGAAGCACCCTAGCTCCAATAATGCAAGAAAATTGGATTATGCAACAAGTCAAGGCATTGGGAAGCAAACTTCGATTGGACGTACATCAAAGCAAAAGCATGTTGTCTGCAGTTCTCCTATTAAAACTATGAAGCCAAAACTCAGATCCTACTGTGGCTTTTCGCCAGTTGATTTGGTTAAAGGAATGGACAGGAAAGGGAAATTCATCCAAAACAGATCTCATAAGTTAGCTAGAGAAGCACTACCTCAAAGGATGGACACTATTTCTTTTTCAAAAGATTTGGACAGTCAGAATTTCCTGCATAAGTCCAGTAAAGAAAGAGTAGGTGGGTCTCCTTGGATAAATGCTGATAAGTGGCATACAAATAATCATGTCCTGATTCCATCTTCAACACCTTTGCCAGTCTCTGAAGATAACAATGATTGCTCTGTTGCTAGTTGCAGTGGTAATGCTTATCCAGG CTAccatgatttctcacaatttcaaGAGAACCTCAGCTTGGGTGTGCAAAGAAAGACTGACACTACATCTGATGCTGATGCCTCCTGA
- the LOC103995116 gene encoding uncharacterized protein LOC103995116 isoform X2, with product MGNEMGNQIVTATREHEDEDATDMMTHSSNSPATSNVIHGSLDHDKQIFEQHGEENTTIDKLSTALNVSNDAEYQNDVNRKILSAESEISYDNTGSAYVEPPPADDNLHQKTLEVEDEKKIQVLDTLPKNEEAYLIPSVEIKYDGEEKQSSVKCDELSRGIIGKMASNLDASGSYEKDDKMEISATNQTLENNKSSEESFLMGSDKAFDENEKEIGKKNSVACDIHECVLQSNKSLSTESIDIVFLDAVGTEIKSLLTENDQKEIKELSKTEPHECHTILNVISNDCEVGILEDVKTDNIQISNFHTQAKTNDCSQRKHETEKIGLHDLYFEEPIHTSQAKMTVTVEENQQENNSSLITRDCDKGTEQEEIVKGKELMETPVLDKKQEQHVEYVNEEQNKKNKLVRDNEVIGKRPFDPSLLLDPVAKMSKDIVKETNEKFITSKKINEMTSSSEGLSSETNPLEDHDITIGERLHSKLTNPIDEVSGDMMKKEESNTGKGTTEEKICHQIEEVFNATMYEKADICEINLVETKVQYSPLAEPSNLKFNVIQPDHRLPECSEEFKQKEAAEESEMMNKKDLSSSSHFGECLDINSVLPNIRETLPSLLSEQSNLKFNVIQPDHRLSEFFEEFEPKKAAEEYEILNQEDLSDCLDIYPDLSDIADTNYEQNFELDMKKSSQTELNVLVSKIKTQAVPKVEDDGKILDSIVKTEEEECSLAPGSDTDRDLKTFQTASVSNMETQAMLDEKILDSDSKTAEPQCHLHGSVFYTDTNLESCQTNREFTLEPNQDEINASVTKMQIQAMLKVEDGEKIMASLIESKTVGKECSLHAPGSDTDTDVEEFQSKTALTLEPNQDKFDVWTANDVSEKLEKSSDGTFLLKQQDLKEASVFPSTEDVKDHTNSSSRKAQEYDCDENTERCQHIAETADVMLQSNNNVFDKSPLQSQGRLKDNDPSAMERSNSLKLQTPLHSLMKEAHVMEPLEKKEDLSLNKNKYEVWKSSAEEFIATPTRGKGKQKHRSSFFSNFMCCTTGTN from the exons ATGGGCAATGAGATGGGGAACCAAATCGTCACTGCTACTCGAG AACATGAAGATGAAGATGCTACTGACATGATGACCCATTCTTCAAATTCTCCTGCTACATCGAATGTCATACATGGTTCCCTTGATCATGACAAGCAAA TTTTTGAACAGCACGGAGAAGAGAATACAACTATCGACAAACTCTCGACAGCTTTGAATGTGTCAAATGATGCAGAATATCAAAATGATGTGAACAGAAAAATCTTGTCAGCTGAATCTGAGATATCATATGATAACACAGGGTCAGCTTATGTCGAGCCACCACCAGCAGATGACAATCTACATCAGAAGACATTAGAAG TGGAAGATGAGAAGAAGATACAAGTTTTAGACACATTGCCTAAAAATGAAGAAGCATACTTAATTCCATCAGTAGAGATAAAGTATGATGGTGAAGAGAAACAATCAAGTGTAAAATGTGATGAGTTATCCAGAGGCATCATTGGAAAAATGGCTAGCAATCTGGATGCTTCAGGATCATatgaaaaagatgataaaatggaAATATCAGCTACCAACCAAACATTAGAGAATAATAAATCTAGTGAAGAGAGTTTTCTGATGGGCAGTGATAAGGCATttgatgaaaatgagaaagagattgGAAAGAAAAATTCTGTTGCATGTGACATACATGAATGTGTGTTGCAATCGAATAAGAGTTTGTCAACTGAATCAATCGATATTGTTTTTCTGGATGCTGTTGGTACTGAAATTAAAAGCTTGCTTACAGAGAATGATCAAAAAGAAATCAAAGAATTATCTAAAACAGAACCTCATGAATGCCACACAATCCTAAATGTGATTAGTAATGACTGCGAAGTAGGAATACTAGAAGATGTAAAGACGGACAACATTCAGATCAGCAATTTTCATACTCAAGCAAAGACCAATGATTGTAGTCAAAGAAAACATGAAACAGAGAAAATTGGCTtacatgatttatattttgaagaaCCTATCCACACAAGCCAAGCAAAAATGACTGTGACTGTGGAGGAAAACCAACAGGAAAACAATTCAAGTTTGATCACTAGGGACTGTGATAAAGGCACAGAGCAAGAGGAGATAGTGAAGGGAAAAGAATTGATGGAAACTCCAGTCTTAGATAAAAAGCAAGAACAACATGTGGAATATGTAAATGAAGAgcaaaacaagaaaaacaaactAGTCAGGGACAATGAAGTCATTGGGAAAAGACCATTTGACCCTTCACTGTTATTAGATCCTGTTGCAAAAATGAGCAAAGACATAGTGAAGGAAACAAATGAGAAATTTATaacaagtaaaaaaataaatgagaTGACAAGTTCTAGTGAAGGCTTGAGCAGCGAAACCAATCCTTTGGAAGACCATGATATCACCATTGGGGAAAGGCTTCACTCAAAACTAACTAATCCGATTGATGAGGTGAGTGGAGATATgatgaaaaaggaagaaagcaaCACAGGAAAAGGAACTACAGAAGAAAAAATTTGCCATCAAATTGAAGAAGTGTTTAATGCAACTATGTATGAGAAGGCTGACATATGTGAGATAAATTTAGTGGAAACTAAGGTACAATATTCACCTCTGGCAGAACCATCCAATCTGAAATTCAATGTTATTCAGCCAGATCACAGGTTACCTGAATGCTCAGAAGAGTTCAAGCAGAAAGAAGCTGCAGAGGAATCtgaaatgatgaataaaaaagaTCTTAGTTCCAGTTCTCATTTTGGTGAATGTCTTGACATTAATTCAGTGCTCCCAAATATTAGAGAAACACTACCTTCACTTCTGTCAGAACAATCTAATCTGAAATTTAATGTTATTCAGCCAGATCACAGGTTGTCTGAGTTTTTTGAAGAGTTTGAACCGAAAAAAGCTGCAGAAGAATATGAAATACTGAATCAAGAAGATCTGAGTGATTGCCTTGATATCTATCCAGATCTCTCAGATATTGCAGATACAAATTATGAGCAAAATTTTGAATTAGATATGAAGAAAAGTTCCCAAACTGAGTTAAATGTATTGGTGAGCAAGATCAAAACTCAAGCAGTGCCAAAAGTTGAAGATGATGGGAAGATTTTGGATTCCATAGTAAAGACTGAAGAAGAAGAATGCAGTCTCGCACCTGGATCAGATACAGAcagagaccttaaaacattccaaaCTGCATCAGTGAGCAATATGGAAACTCAAGCAATGCTGGATGAGAAGATTTTGGATTCTGATTCTAAGACTGCAGAACCACAATGTCATCTCCATGGATCTGTATTTTATACAGACACAAATCTTGAATCATGTCAAACCAATAGAGAATTCACCCTTGAACCAAATCAAGATGAGATAAATGCATCAGTGACCAAGATGCAAATTCAAGCGATGCTGAAAGTAGAGGATGGTGAGAAAATTATGGCTTCTTTGATAGAATCTAAGACTGTAGGAAAAGAATGCAGTCTCCATGCACCTGGATCTGATACAGACACAGATGTTGAAGAATTCCAAAGCAAGACAGCACTAACCCTTGAACCAAATCAAGACAAGTTTGATGTATGGACTGCCAATGATGTAAGTGAAAAACTTGAAAAATCCAGTGATGGAACCTTTTTGTTGAAGCAACAAGATTTGAAGGAAGCTTCAGTATTCCCTTCAACAGAAGATGTAAAAGATCACACAAATTCATCCAGCAGAAAAGCCCAAGAATATGACTGTGATGAAAACACAGAAAGATGCCAACATATTGCAGAAACTGCAGATGTGATGCTACAATCCAACAACAATGTATTTGATAAGAGTCCACTGCAATCACAAGGAAGACTAAAGGACAATGACCCTTCTGCAATGGAAAGAAGTAATTCCCTGAAACTGCAAACACCACTTCACAGCCTTATGAAAGAAGCACATGTTATGGAGCCACTGGAGAAAAAGGAAGACCTCAGTTTAAACAAGAACAAGTATGAGGTGTGGAAGTCTTCAGCGGAGGAATTCATCGCTACACCAACCAGGGGAAAAGGGAAGCAGAAGCACAGAtcttccttcttcagcaacttcaTGTGTTGCACAACAGGCACAAATTAA
- the LOC103995116 gene encoding uncharacterized protein LOC103995116 isoform X1 has product MGNEMGNQIVTATREHEDEDATDMMTHSSNSPATSNVIHGSLDHDKQTVFEQHGEENTTIDKLSTALNVSNDAEYQNDVNRKILSAESEISYDNTGSAYVEPPPADDNLHQKTLEVEDEKKIQVLDTLPKNEEAYLIPSVEIKYDGEEKQSSVKCDELSRGIIGKMASNLDASGSYEKDDKMEISATNQTLENNKSSEESFLMGSDKAFDENEKEIGKKNSVACDIHECVLQSNKSLSTESIDIVFLDAVGTEIKSLLTENDQKEIKELSKTEPHECHTILNVISNDCEVGILEDVKTDNIQISNFHTQAKTNDCSQRKHETEKIGLHDLYFEEPIHTSQAKMTVTVEENQQENNSSLITRDCDKGTEQEEIVKGKELMETPVLDKKQEQHVEYVNEEQNKKNKLVRDNEVIGKRPFDPSLLLDPVAKMSKDIVKETNEKFITSKKINEMTSSSEGLSSETNPLEDHDITIGERLHSKLTNPIDEVSGDMMKKEESNTGKGTTEEKICHQIEEVFNATMYEKADICEINLVETKVQYSPLAEPSNLKFNVIQPDHRLPECSEEFKQKEAAEESEMMNKKDLSSSSHFGECLDINSVLPNIRETLPSLLSEQSNLKFNVIQPDHRLSEFFEEFEPKKAAEEYEILNQEDLSDCLDIYPDLSDIADTNYEQNFELDMKKSSQTELNVLVSKIKTQAVPKVEDDGKILDSIVKTEEEECSLAPGSDTDRDLKTFQTASVSNMETQAMLDEKILDSDSKTAEPQCHLHGSVFYTDTNLESCQTNREFTLEPNQDEINASVTKMQIQAMLKVEDGEKIMASLIESKTVGKECSLHAPGSDTDTDVEEFQSKTALTLEPNQDKFDVWTANDVSEKLEKSSDGTFLLKQQDLKEASVFPSTEDVKDHTNSSSRKAQEYDCDENTERCQHIAETADVMLQSNNNVFDKSPLQSQGRLKDNDPSAMERSNSLKLQTPLHSLMKEAHVMEPLEKKEDLSLNKNKYEVWKSSAEEFIATPTRGKGKQKHRSSFFSNFMCCTTGTN; this is encoded by the exons ATGGGCAATGAGATGGGGAACCAAATCGTCACTGCTACTCGAG AACATGAAGATGAAGATGCTACTGACATGATGACCCATTCTTCAAATTCTCCTGCTACATCGAATGTCATACATGGTTCCCTTGATCATGACAAGCAAA CAGTTTTTGAACAGCACGGAGAAGAGAATACAACTATCGACAAACTCTCGACAGCTTTGAATGTGTCAAATGATGCAGAATATCAAAATGATGTGAACAGAAAAATCTTGTCAGCTGAATCTGAGATATCATATGATAACACAGGGTCAGCTTATGTCGAGCCACCACCAGCAGATGACAATCTACATCAGAAGACATTAGAAG TGGAAGATGAGAAGAAGATACAAGTTTTAGACACATTGCCTAAAAATGAAGAAGCATACTTAATTCCATCAGTAGAGATAAAGTATGATGGTGAAGAGAAACAATCAAGTGTAAAATGTGATGAGTTATCCAGAGGCATCATTGGAAAAATGGCTAGCAATCTGGATGCTTCAGGATCATatgaaaaagatgataaaatggaAATATCAGCTACCAACCAAACATTAGAGAATAATAAATCTAGTGAAGAGAGTTTTCTGATGGGCAGTGATAAGGCATttgatgaaaatgagaaagagattgGAAAGAAAAATTCTGTTGCATGTGACATACATGAATGTGTGTTGCAATCGAATAAGAGTTTGTCAACTGAATCAATCGATATTGTTTTTCTGGATGCTGTTGGTACTGAAATTAAAAGCTTGCTTACAGAGAATGATCAAAAAGAAATCAAAGAATTATCTAAAACAGAACCTCATGAATGCCACACAATCCTAAATGTGATTAGTAATGACTGCGAAGTAGGAATACTAGAAGATGTAAAGACGGACAACATTCAGATCAGCAATTTTCATACTCAAGCAAAGACCAATGATTGTAGTCAAAGAAAACATGAAACAGAGAAAATTGGCTtacatgatttatattttgaagaaCCTATCCACACAAGCCAAGCAAAAATGACTGTGACTGTGGAGGAAAACCAACAGGAAAACAATTCAAGTTTGATCACTAGGGACTGTGATAAAGGCACAGAGCAAGAGGAGATAGTGAAGGGAAAAGAATTGATGGAAACTCCAGTCTTAGATAAAAAGCAAGAACAACATGTGGAATATGTAAATGAAGAgcaaaacaagaaaaacaaactAGTCAGGGACAATGAAGTCATTGGGAAAAGACCATTTGACCCTTCACTGTTATTAGATCCTGTTGCAAAAATGAGCAAAGACATAGTGAAGGAAACAAATGAGAAATTTATaacaagtaaaaaaataaatgagaTGACAAGTTCTAGTGAAGGCTTGAGCAGCGAAACCAATCCTTTGGAAGACCATGATATCACCATTGGGGAAAGGCTTCACTCAAAACTAACTAATCCGATTGATGAGGTGAGTGGAGATATgatgaaaaaggaagaaagcaaCACAGGAAAAGGAACTACAGAAGAAAAAATTTGCCATCAAATTGAAGAAGTGTTTAATGCAACTATGTATGAGAAGGCTGACATATGTGAGATAAATTTAGTGGAAACTAAGGTACAATATTCACCTCTGGCAGAACCATCCAATCTGAAATTCAATGTTATTCAGCCAGATCACAGGTTACCTGAATGCTCAGAAGAGTTCAAGCAGAAAGAAGCTGCAGAGGAATCtgaaatgatgaataaaaaagaTCTTAGTTCCAGTTCTCATTTTGGTGAATGTCTTGACATTAATTCAGTGCTCCCAAATATTAGAGAAACACTACCTTCACTTCTGTCAGAACAATCTAATCTGAAATTTAATGTTATTCAGCCAGATCACAGGTTGTCTGAGTTTTTTGAAGAGTTTGAACCGAAAAAAGCTGCAGAAGAATATGAAATACTGAATCAAGAAGATCTGAGTGATTGCCTTGATATCTATCCAGATCTCTCAGATATTGCAGATACAAATTATGAGCAAAATTTTGAATTAGATATGAAGAAAAGTTCCCAAACTGAGTTAAATGTATTGGTGAGCAAGATCAAAACTCAAGCAGTGCCAAAAGTTGAAGATGATGGGAAGATTTTGGATTCCATAGTAAAGACTGAAGAAGAAGAATGCAGTCTCGCACCTGGATCAGATACAGAcagagaccttaaaacattccaaaCTGCATCAGTGAGCAATATGGAAACTCAAGCAATGCTGGATGAGAAGATTTTGGATTCTGATTCTAAGACTGCAGAACCACAATGTCATCTCCATGGATCTGTATTTTATACAGACACAAATCTTGAATCATGTCAAACCAATAGAGAATTCACCCTTGAACCAAATCAAGATGAGATAAATGCATCAGTGACCAAGATGCAAATTCAAGCGATGCTGAAAGTAGAGGATGGTGAGAAAATTATGGCTTCTTTGATAGAATCTAAGACTGTAGGAAAAGAATGCAGTCTCCATGCACCTGGATCTGATACAGACACAGATGTTGAAGAATTCCAAAGCAAGACAGCACTAACCCTTGAACCAAATCAAGACAAGTTTGATGTATGGACTGCCAATGATGTAAGTGAAAAACTTGAAAAATCCAGTGATGGAACCTTTTTGTTGAAGCAACAAGATTTGAAGGAAGCTTCAGTATTCCCTTCAACAGAAGATGTAAAAGATCACACAAATTCATCCAGCAGAAAAGCCCAAGAATATGACTGTGATGAAAACACAGAAAGATGCCAACATATTGCAGAAACTGCAGATGTGATGCTACAATCCAACAACAATGTATTTGATAAGAGTCCACTGCAATCACAAGGAAGACTAAAGGACAATGACCCTTCTGCAATGGAAAGAAGTAATTCCCTGAAACTGCAAACACCACTTCACAGCCTTATGAAAGAAGCACATGTTATGGAGCCACTGGAGAAAAAGGAAGACCTCAGTTTAAACAAGAACAAGTATGAGGTGTGGAAGTCTTCAGCGGAGGAATTCATCGCTACACCAACCAGGGGAAAAGGGAAGCAGAAGCACAGAtcttccttcttcagcaacttcaTGTGTTGCACAACAGGCACAAATTAA
- the LOC135644333 gene encoding early light-induced protein 1, chloroplastic-like, whose protein sequence is MAASATLHSNIAGFATRTGLPSRALLPSRHVGRVLRVRCQSEERPQEPPAAVSPPPPQPVQTSPPTPKRKESTSFSDILAFSGPAPERINGRLAMIGFVSAIAVELTRGDDLVAQLANGGLPWFAGTAALLSAASLVPLFKGVSVQSKSSGVMTADAELWNGRFAMLGLVALAFTEYLKGGPLV, encoded by the exons ATGGCCGCATCAGCCACACTGCACTCCAACATAGCAGGCTTTGCGACTCGCACCGGTCTTCCTTCCCGTGCTTTGTTGCCGTCTAGGCATGTCGGCCGTGTCTTGCGCGTCAGGTGTCAATCTGAG GAGCGCCCGCAGGAACCCCCGGCAGCTGTCTCGCCTCCGCCGCCGCAGCCAGTGCAGACTAGTCCACCGACACCCAAGCGCAAG GAAAGCACGAGCTTCTCGGATATCCTAGCGTTCAGTGGGCCAGCACCGGAGAGGATCAACGGAAGATTGGCGATGATCGGGTTCGTGTCAGCCATCGCGGTGGAGCTCACGAGGGGCGACGACCTGGTGGCTCAGCTCGCGAATGGCGGGCTGCCGTGGTTCGCGGGCACCGCCGCCTTGCTTTCTGCTGCCTCCTTGGTGCCCCTGTTCAAGGGCGTGAGCGTGCAGTCCAAGTCTAGTGGCGTGATGACAGCCGATGCAGAGCTCTGGAACGGCCGCTTCGCCATGCTCGGCTTGGTGGCACTGGCTTTCACTGAATACCTCAAGGGTGGACCTCTTGTgtaa